A genome region from Clostridium sp. JN-9 includes the following:
- the orr gene encoding ornithine racemase Orr, with the protein MQYPCILINLKKIKHNVKTIISLCKLKNIQVVGVTKVFCARRPIVNAYIEGGINTIGDSRIENIKRLKDYHCKKILLRIPMESDVYDIVKYCDISLNSELDTIKKLSNAAMKMNKVHSIILMVDVGDLREGVLVEDVISTVKEINKLHNIKLLGIGTNLTCYGGVLPDENNLGKLVSLKNEIQRMFNQKLSIISGGNSSSLYMVLNGTIPEGINQLRIGEGIVLGRETAFGKPIPDCFNDAFLLRGEIVEIKNKPTVPTGKIGVDAFGETPEYVDKGIRKRAIIALGRQDINIDGIFPVDKNINIFGGSSDHLIIDITDCSCDYKIGDIIDFTMDYGCLLKAMTSPYVKKYYVN; encoded by the coding sequence GTGCAATATCCTTGTATATTAATAAATTTAAAGAAGATAAAGCATAATGTGAAAACTATTATTTCATTGTGTAAACTTAAGAATATTCAGGTTGTAGGTGTTACAAAAGTTTTTTGCGCAAGAAGACCAATTGTAAATGCTTATATAGAAGGAGGAATAAATACAATTGGAGATTCCAGAATTGAAAATATAAAAAGACTAAAGGATTATCACTGCAAAAAGATTTTGCTTAGAATTCCAATGGAAAGCGATGTATATGATATTGTGAAATATTGTGATATAAGCTTGAACTCTGAACTGGATACAATTAAAAAACTTTCTAATGCTGCCATGAAAATGAATAAAGTTCACAGCATCATACTTATGGTAGATGTTGGAGACTTAAGAGAAGGGGTACTGGTTGAAGATGTTATTAGTACTGTAAAAGAAATAAATAAACTTCATAATATTAAGCTGCTGGGCATAGGTACTAATTTAACCTGTTATGGCGGAGTTCTGCCTGATGAAAACAATCTTGGGAAATTAGTCAGTTTAAAGAATGAAATTCAAAGGATGTTTAATCAAAAACTAAGTATTATTTCAGGTGGTAATTCAAGCAGTCTTTATATGGTGTTAAATGGGACAATACCAGAAGGAATAAATCAGCTTCGAATAGGTGAAGGTATAGTTCTAGGAAGAGAAACAGCCTTTGGGAAACCTATCCCGGATTGTTTTAATGATGCTTTTCTTTTAAGAGGTGAAATTGTAGAAATTAAAAACAAGCCAACTGTACCCACAGGTAAAATAGGCGTGGATGCCTTTGGAGAGACACCTGAATATGTAGATAAAGGCATTAGGAAAAGGGCAATTATAGCCCTTGGAAGGCAGGATATAAATATAGATGGGATTTTTCCAGTGGATAAAAATATTAATATTTTTGGAGGAAGCAGTGATCATCTTATTATTGATATCACTGATTGCAGCTGTGATTATAAAATTGGAGATATCATAGACTTTACAATGGATTATGGTTGTTTATTAAAAGCTATGACTTCACCTTATGTTAAAAAATATTATGTAAATTAA